In the genome of Rhizobium rhizogenes, one region contains:
- a CDS encoding GNAT family N-acetyltransferase, with protein sequence MLIFRSARAEDEEALYAISLATGDAGQDATPLYNDGRMVGHIYAVPYLHLWPDAVFVAEDEDGVCGYIVGALDTARHEERLEREWWPHLRSLYPDPGGDPQTWDADQRRAHFIHHPRRTPVWLTDPFPAHIHMNLLPRTQGKGGGTRLLSRWLDMARQNNVYGIHLGASERNHAGMRFWETRGFKRLESHETPGSVWFGMALE encoded by the coding sequence ATGCTGATCTTCCGTTCCGCCCGCGCCGAGGATGAAGAAGCGCTCTACGCCATAAGCCTTGCCACCGGCGATGCCGGGCAGGATGCCACCCCGCTTTACAACGATGGTCGCATGGTCGGGCATATCTACGCCGTGCCCTATCTGCATCTGTGGCCCGATGCCGTTTTTGTGGCCGAGGACGAGGACGGTGTGTGCGGCTATATCGTCGGCGCGCTTGATACGGCACGGCATGAGGAGCGGCTGGAGCGGGAATGGTGGCCGCATCTACGCTCTCTTTACCCCGACCCCGGCGGTGACCCGCAGACGTGGGACGCCGACCAGCGCCGCGCGCATTTTATCCACCATCCGCGCCGCACACCGGTATGGCTCACCGATCCGTTCCCGGCCCATATCCACATGAACCTCCTGCCGCGCACGCAAGGGAAGGGCGGCGGCACCCGGCTTCTGTCGCGCTGGCTGGATATGGCAAGGCAGAACAACGTCTACGGCATCCATCTCGGCGCCAGCGAACGCAACCATGCGGGCATGCGTTTCTGGGAAACCCGCGGGTTCAAACGCCTTGAAAGCCACGAAACGCCCGGCAGTGTCTGGTTCGGCATGGCGCTGGAGTAA
- a CDS encoding type II toxin-antitoxin system Phd/YefM family antitoxin codes for MKRKSISTAEFMRHFGRYHDEAQKSPILLTKHGRPSVVVMPVELFEKMLGSDDPRRSYAAGEMPDELAAMFNTQLEKDSEEYRTSRDEQDR; via the coding sequence ATGAAAAGAAAATCTATTTCCACTGCGGAGTTTATGCGACATTTCGGTCGCTACCATGACGAAGCGCAGAAATCGCCCATCTTGCTGACGAAGCATGGGCGACCTTCTGTCGTGGTGATGCCGGTCGAACTTTTCGAAAAAATGCTGGGAAGCGACGATCCGCGCAGGTCTTACGCCGCTGGTGAAATGCCCGATGAATTGGCCGCCATGTTCAACACCCAACTGGAGAAAGACTCCGAAGAATATCGGACATCCCGCGATGAGCAGGACAGATAA
- a CDS encoding TetR/AcrR family transcriptional regulator, protein MLATAEAISADRPEKRIKDRAQTEKAIFNAARSLLAEEGFQGFGINAVARRAGCDKQLIYRYFGGLDGLIEAIGEDLGSWVKDRIPEDTGGMFLLTYGDLMEKLALYFMDALRSDPLVCKIIAWEVSDGSPQVRQLAEARAKSLAKWLERMRGSLAAPKGVDTAAVNAVLFAAIQHLVISAATSGQFAGVPLKSERDWEKITTAVKRLVRGVYG, encoded by the coding sequence ATGCTGGCGACCGCAGAGGCGATTTCAGCCGACAGACCGGAAAAGCGCATCAAGGATCGCGCTCAGACCGAAAAGGCGATTTTTAACGCGGCGCGGTCGCTGCTTGCCGAAGAGGGATTTCAGGGCTTTGGCATCAATGCCGTTGCCCGCCGCGCCGGCTGCGACAAGCAGCTGATCTATCGTTATTTCGGCGGCCTTGACGGTCTGATCGAGGCGATCGGCGAGGACCTCGGCTCGTGGGTGAAGGATCGCATTCCGGAAGATACTGGCGGCATGTTTCTCCTGACCTACGGCGATCTCATGGAAAAGCTGGCGCTTTATTTCATGGATGCGCTGCGCAGCGATCCTCTCGTCTGCAAGATCATCGCCTGGGAAGTGTCTGATGGTTCACCGCAGGTGCGCCAGCTGGCCGAGGCCCGCGCCAAGTCGCTGGCCAAGTGGCTGGAGCGCATGCGTGGTTCGCTCGCGGCTCCCAAGGGTGTGGACACCGCCGCCGTCAACGCCGTGCTGTTCGCGGCCATCCAGCACCTCGTCATTTCCGCTGCCACCAGCGGCCAGTTCGCTGGCGTGCCGCTGAAATCCGAGCGGGACTGGGAGAAGATCACCACTGCCGTCAAAAGGCTGGTACGCGGCGTTTACGGCTGA
- a CDS encoding DUF6105 family protein — protein MKWFLILWAGPVALLGSWYWLSYYDMSFGFYMLTRQTHDLVFEIYGNILGLPPESLPPLVARAIAIDSLIVFAIVAFRRRKQIAAWWRGRQSAARASAESLSSAP, from the coding sequence ATGAAGTGGTTTCTGATCCTGTGGGCCGGCCCCGTCGCACTGCTGGGCAGCTGGTACTGGCTGTCCTACTACGACATGAGCTTCGGCTTTTACATGCTGACGCGCCAGACGCATGATCTGGTGTTCGAAATTTACGGCAATATTCTCGGCCTGCCGCCGGAAAGCCTGCCGCCGCTGGTGGCGCGCGCCATCGCGATCGATAGCCTGATTGTCTTTGCGATTGTCGCTTTCCGCAGGAGAAAGCAGATTGCCGCCTGGTGGCGGGGCCGTCAGTCGGCCGCGCGGGCGAGTGCGGAAAGCCTGTCCAGCGCCCCCTGA
- the ruvX gene encoding Holliday junction resolvase RuvX, which translates to MAILTIEELAETLQPAQAIAGLDLGTKTIGLAMSDLSRRFATPRPVIKRVKFTQDAEVLLAFAEKEKVSAFIIGLPMNMDGSAGPRVQATRAFVRTMGEKTALPFIFWDERLSTVAAERALLEMDVSRAKRAERIDSAAASFILQGALDRLSALARAAD; encoded by the coding sequence ATGGCAATACTCACCATCGAGGAACTGGCGGAAACCCTTCAGCCCGCACAGGCGATTGCCGGCCTCGACCTTGGCACGAAGACCATCGGGCTTGCCATGTCGGACCTGTCGCGGCGTTTCGCGACGCCGCGTCCCGTCATCAAACGGGTGAAATTCACGCAGGATGCGGAAGTGCTGCTGGCCTTCGCCGAAAAGGAAAAGGTTTCCGCCTTCATCATCGGACTGCCGATGAACATGGATGGATCAGCCGGGCCACGCGTACAGGCAACACGCGCCTTCGTGCGCACCATGGGCGAAAAAACCGCCCTGCCCTTCATTTTCTGGGATGAGCGGCTTTCCACGGTCGCCGCAGAGCGCGCGCTGCTGGAAATGGATGTTTCGCGCGCCAAGCGGGCCGAACGCATCGATTCGGCTGCCGCGAGCTTTATTCTTCAGGGGGCGCTGGACAGGCTTTCCGCACTCGCCCGCGCGGCCGACTGA
- a CDS encoding alkylphosphonate utilization protein, with protein sequence MAANDDEYVYDEATGEWRPASELAAEAARANEVRDAAGNVLADGDQVTLIKDLKVKGTNTVIKQGTVIKSIRLTDNPEEIDCRHDAVKGLVLRTEFVRKR encoded by the coding sequence ATGGCCGCAAATGATGACGAGTACGTATATGACGAGGCGACCGGCGAATGGCGACCGGCTTCCGAACTGGCTGCAGAAGCGGCGCGTGCGAATGAGGTGCGCGACGCCGCCGGCAACGTGCTGGCGGATGGCGATCAGGTGACGCTGATCAAGGATTTGAAGGTCAAGGGCACCAATACGGTCATCAAGCAGGGCACCGTCATCAAGTCGATCCGCCTGACCGACAATCCGGAAGAGATCGATTGCAGGCATGATGCGGTGAAGGGTCTGGTGCTGCGCACCGAATTCGTCCGCAAGCGATAA
- a CDS encoding metal-dependent hydrolase encodes MKITWLGHSAFRLENGSAKILIDPFLTGNPGFAGQDGKSAAEGITHILLTHGHGDHVGDTVQLARETGATVLANADLAAWLSAKGVSKVDMGNTGGTVHFDGFSVTFTNALHSSAQITEDGVSHSLGNANGLMLHFEDGPAVYHMGDTDIFSDMKLINELHQPDIGLVPIGDRFTMGGAVAALACQRFFKFEHVLPCHYGSFPIIDQTPEKFVAGMEGAQTRVHTPKAGDTLSF; translated from the coding sequence ATGAAAATCACCTGGCTCGGCCATTCCGCCTTCCGCCTTGAAAACGGCAGCGCGAAGATCCTTATCGATCCGTTCCTCACCGGCAACCCCGGTTTTGCCGGTCAGGACGGGAAATCGGCGGCCGAGGGCATTACCCATATTCTCCTGACCCACGGCCATGGCGACCATGTCGGCGATACCGTTCAGCTAGCCCGCGAGACGGGCGCCACCGTGCTGGCGAACGCCGATCTTGCCGCATGGCTTTCCGCAAAGGGTGTTTCTAAGGTCGATATGGGAAATACCGGCGGCACGGTGCATTTCGATGGTTTTTCCGTCACCTTCACCAATGCGCTGCATTCCTCTGCCCAGATCACCGAGGATGGCGTCTCCCATTCGCTTGGCAATGCCAATGGCCTGATGTTGCATTTCGAGGACGGTCCGGCCGTCTATCACATGGGCGATACCGATATCTTCTCCGACATGAAGCTCATCAATGAATTGCACCAGCCGGATATCGGCCTCGTGCCGATCGGCGACCGCTTCACCATGGGTGGTGCGGTGGCGGCGCTTGCCTGCCAGCGCTTCTTCAAGTTCGAGCATGTGCTCCCCTGCCACTACGGTTCCTTCCCGATCATCGACCAGACACCGGAGAAATTCGTGGCCGGCATGGAAGGGGCGCAGACGCGTGTTCACACGCCGAAGGCAGGCGATACGCTGTCCTTCTGA
- the gatC gene encoding Asp-tRNA(Asn)/Glu-tRNA(Gln) amidotransferase subunit GatC, which yields MSVDLATVKRVARLARIAVSEEEAQNMLGQLNGILGFVEQLSEVNVDGVEPMTSVTPVDMKKRADVVTDGNKAEDIVANAPATDRDFFMVPKVVE from the coding sequence ATGTCCGTCGATCTCGCCACCGTAAAGCGCGTTGCGCGCCTTGCCCGTATCGCTGTCAGCGAAGAAGAAGCACAGAATATGCTCGGCCAGCTGAACGGCATACTCGGTTTCGTGGAGCAGCTTTCGGAAGTGAATGTCGACGGCGTCGAGCCGATGACATCGGTGACCCCGGTGGACATGAAAAAACGCGCCGACGTGGTGACCGACGGTAACAAGGCGGAAGACATTGTCGCCAATGCGCCTGCGACCGACCGGGACTTCTTCATGGTCCCGAAAGTGGTCGAATAA
- the gatA gene encoding Asp-tRNA(Asn)/Glu-tRNA(Gln) amidotransferase subunit GatA, whose amino-acid sequence MTDLTSLTIAEAREKLKAKEFSALELTDAYLSAIDAANGALNAYVATTPEKARDMAKASDERIAAGKAGELEGVPLGVKDLFATRDVHTQACSHVLDGFKPKYESTVTQNLWDQGAVMLGKLNMDEFAMGSSNESSWYGPAINPWRSNGSEQKLVPGGSSGGSAAAVAAHLCAGATATDTGGSIRQPAAFTGTVGIKPTYGRCSRFGIVAYASSLDQAGPIARDVRDAAILLKTMASVDAKDTTSVDLPVPDYEKAIGQSLKGLKIGIPKEYRVDGMPEEIEKLWAKGVEWLRDAGAEVVDISLPHTKYALPAYYIVAPAEASSNLARYDGVRYGLRVDGKDIADMYEKSRAAGFGKEVQRRIMVGTYVLSAGYYDAYYLKAQKVRTLIKRDFENVFHEGVDAILAPITPSSAFAVGDEELASDPVKMYLQDVFTITVNMAGLPGLSVPAGLDGKGLPLGLQLIGRPFEEETLFKTAHAIEQAAGKFTPAKWW is encoded by the coding sequence ATGACCGACCTGACGAGCCTGACCATTGCCGAAGCCCGCGAAAAGCTGAAGGCCAAAGAATTTTCCGCCCTCGAGCTGACCGACGCCTATCTCTCCGCCATCGATGCGGCCAACGGCGCGCTGAACGCCTATGTGGCGACGACGCCTGAAAAGGCGCGCGACATGGCAAAAGCCTCCGACGAACGCATCGCCGCCGGCAAGGCTGGCGAACTGGAAGGCGTTCCGCTTGGTGTGAAGGACCTTTTTGCCACCCGTGACGTGCACACGCAGGCGTGTTCGCATGTTCTCGATGGCTTCAAGCCGAAATATGAATCCACTGTCACCCAGAACCTCTGGGATCAGGGCGCGGTCATGCTCGGCAAGCTCAACATGGACGAATTCGCCATGGGCTCGTCCAATGAAAGCTCCTGGTATGGCCCGGCGATCAACCCGTGGCGGTCCAATGGTTCCGAGCAGAAGCTGGTGCCCGGCGGTTCTTCGGGCGGTTCCGCCGCAGCCGTTGCCGCGCATCTGTGCGCCGGCGCCACCGCAACCGACACCGGCGGCTCCATCCGCCAGCCGGCGGCTTTCACCGGCACCGTCGGCATCAAGCCCACCTATGGCCGCTGCTCGCGCTTCGGCATCGTCGCATATGCCTCTTCGCTCGATCAGGCCGGCCCGATCGCCCGTGACGTGCGCGACGCCGCCATTCTTTTGAAGACCATGGCGAGCGTGGATGCGAAAGACACGACCTCCGTCGACCTGCCGGTGCCGGATTATGAAAAGGCCATCGGCCAGTCGCTCAAGGGTCTGAAGATCGGTATTCCGAAGGAGTATCGCGTCGACGGCATGCCGGAAGAGATCGAAAAGCTCTGGGCCAAGGGCGTGGAATGGCTGCGCGATGCCGGTGCCGAGGTGGTCGATATTTCGCTGCCGCACACCAAATACGCGCTGCCCGCCTATTACATCGTCGCGCCGGCGGAGGCTTCGTCCAACCTTGCCCGTTATGACGGCGTCCGCTACGGCCTGCGCGTCGACGGCAAGGACATTGCCGACATGTACGAAAAGAGCCGCGCCGCCGGTTTCGGCAAGGAAGTGCAGCGCCGCATCATGGTCGGCACCTATGTGCTTTCGGCCGGTTATTACGACGCCTATTACCTGAAGGCGCAGAAGGTCCGTACCCTCATCAAGCGTGACTTCGAAAACGTCTTCCATGAGGGCGTCGACGCCATTCTGGCGCCGATCACCCCGTCTTCCGCCTTTGCTGTCGGTGACGAGGAACTCGCCTCCGATCCGGTGAAGATGTACCTGCAGGACGTCTTCACCATCACCGTCAACATGGCCGGTCTTCCGGGCCTTTCGGTGCCGGCCGGTCTTGACGGCAAGGGCCTGCCGCTCGGCCTGCAGCTCATCGGCAGGCCTTTCGAGGAAGAAACGCTGTTCAAGACGGCACACGCCATCGAGCAGGCAGCGGGCAAATTCACCCCCGCCAAGTGGTGGTGA
- a CDS encoding GNAT family N-acetyltransferase, protein MVVSSLKLRQMNKADRDAVGFVGFAAWRSGEAFDESYLDPAVIERVRGEFENFAKSPTGDIAVAEIDGIVVGWGACDAAPHHISDLWVDPNWQGKGIGKALILHFLDRMRAQGLPFATIDTHAGNQTAIGLYERCGFQIVWRGMEWSDIMKVELEKVKLERRLTP, encoded by the coding sequence GTGGTGGTGAGCAGCCTCAAGCTCAGACAGATGAACAAAGCCGACCGCGACGCGGTCGGCTTTGTCGGTTTTGCCGCCTGGCGTTCCGGTGAAGCCTTCGACGAAAGCTATCTCGATCCTGCCGTCATCGAGCGGGTGAGGGGTGAATTCGAGAATTTCGCCAAGTCTCCGACCGGTGATATCGCCGTTGCCGAAATCGATGGTATTGTCGTCGGCTGGGGCGCTTGCGACGCCGCGCCTCATCATATTTCCGATCTCTGGGTGGACCCGAACTGGCAGGGCAAGGGGATCGGCAAAGCCCTGATCCTTCATTTTCTCGACAGGATGCGCGCGCAAGGCCTGCCGTTTGCCACCATCGATACCCATGCCGGAAACCAGACCGCCATCGGTCTTTATGAGCGTTGCGGTTTTCAGATCGTCTGGCGCGGCATGGAATGGTCCGACATCATGAAGGTCGAGCTTGAAAAGGTGAAGCTGGAGCGCAGGCTCACACCATAA
- a CDS encoding YjhX family toxin, whose amino-acid sequence MDISRAEQRILHLLAQGGRIELVRDDARKIEKLALYTRDGWIFSGLDLLTFRKLKRKRAIASSGGKPYRITMRGLELVRGELDNR is encoded by the coding sequence ATGGACATTTCCCGCGCCGAACAGCGCATTCTACATCTGCTCGCCCAGGGCGGCAGAATTGAACTCGTTCGAGACGACGCCCGCAAAATCGAAAAACTCGCGCTTTATACGCGCGACGGCTGGATTTTCAGCGGTCTCGATCTCCTCACCTTCCGCAAGCTGAAACGGAAAAGAGCCATCGCCTCTTCCGGCGGCAAACCCTACCGCATCACCATGCGCGGTCTGGAACTCGTGCGGGGTGAGCTGGACAATCGATAA
- a CDS encoding GNAT family N-acetyltransferase: protein MIVIRNAHEQEAEVLAAIGLRAWRQATIALGITTTLYDNAASAFSNFTRSSWLAIRVAELGGTVAGWAAREHFDDRISDFWVDPDFQRRRVGTLLLADMERLIRDKGFDAIRLETHAQNEPAVAFFRHHDYNVRWLSVSYAPKLDRDVQSVGLQKQLVEADSGLYGTEF from the coding sequence TTGATCGTCATTCGCAATGCGCATGAGCAGGAAGCGGAGGTTCTGGCGGCCATCGGCCTCAGGGCATGGCGACAGGCCACGATTGCGCTCGGCATAACCACGACGCTTTACGACAACGCAGCCAGCGCCTTTTCCAATTTCACGCGTTCCTCATGGCTTGCCATCCGCGTGGCGGAACTGGGCGGCACGGTTGCGGGATGGGCGGCGCGGGAACATTTCGACGACCGGATTTCCGATTTCTGGGTCGATCCGGATTTTCAGCGCCGGCGTGTCGGCACCCTGCTGCTTGCGGATATGGAACGGCTGATACGGGACAAGGGTTTTGACGCCATCCGGCTTGAAACCCATGCGCAGAACGAACCGGCCGTCGCGTTTTTCCGGCACCACGACTACAATGTCCGCTGGCTCTCGGTTTCCTACGCGCCGAAGCTCGACCGCGACGTCCAGTCGGTCGGCCTGCAGAAGCAACTGGTCGAAGCCGATAGCGGCCTTTACGGCACGGAATTCTGA
- a CDS encoding DUF1294 domain-containing protein: MTTIALCFLIYIAFNLFVFLVYWWDKHAARNGGWRIRESTLLWLAFLGGSVGAISAQHLLRHKTRKEPFRSILLSIVILQAGLVASLAIMPDWPMRLMSLAQNSVP, encoded by the coding sequence ATGACGACGATTGCTCTCTGTTTCCTGATCTATATCGCCTTCAATCTTTTCGTCTTTCTCGTCTATTGGTGGGACAAGCACGCGGCGAGGAATGGCGGCTGGCGTATTCGTGAAAGCACCCTGTTGTGGCTGGCCTTCCTGGGTGGCAGCGTGGGAGCCATCTCGGCGCAGCATCTTCTCAGGCACAAAACGCGCAAGGAACCATTCCGCAGCATCCTGCTATCCATCGTGATCTTGCAGGCTGGCCTTGTCGCATCCCTAGCAATCATGCCAGACTGGCCGATGCGGTTGATGTCTCTCGCTCAGAATTCCGTGCCGTAA
- the gatB gene encoding Asp-tRNA(Asn)/Glu-tRNA(Gln) amidotransferase subunit GatB — protein MTLVDVRTPDPKRFIPGATGDWEIVIGMEVHAQVLSNSKLFSGASTTFGNAPNANVSLVDAAMPGMLPVINEECVKQAVRTGLGLKAKINNRSIFDRKNYFYPDLPQGYQISQFKDPIVGEGTITISLGPDRQGNFEDIEIGIERLHLEQDAGKSMHDQHPTMSFVDLNRSGVALMEIVSKPDMRSSDEAKAYLTKLRSIVRYLGTCDGNMDEGSMRADVNVSVRRPGEGFGTRCEIKNVNSIRFVGQAIEYEARRQIAILEDGGAIDQETRLFDPGKGETRSMRSKEDAHDYRYFPDPDLLPLEFDDAFVEALKVDLPELPDDKKARFVADLGLSVYDASILVSEKAIADYYEAVAAGRDAKAAANWVINDLLGALNKSGKDIETTPVSPEQLGGIIDLIKAETISGKIAKDLFEIVWNEGGNPAEIVEARGMKQVTDTGAIEKAVDEIIAANPDQVEKVKAKPTLAGWFVGQVMKATGGKANPQAVQALVKAKLGIEEE, from the coding sequence ATGACCCTTGTAGACGTGCGCACCCCTGATCCGAAACGCTTCATTCCCGGCGCCACCGGCGATTGGGAAATCGTGATCGGCATGGAGGTCCATGCGCAGGTTCTCTCCAATTCCAAGCTGTTTTCCGGCGCATCCACCACCTTCGGCAATGCGCCGAACGCCAACGTGTCGCTGGTGGACGCCGCCATGCCCGGCATGCTCCCCGTCATCAACGAGGAATGCGTCAAGCAGGCGGTGCGCACCGGTCTCGGCCTGAAGGCGAAGATCAACAACCGTTCGATCTTCGACCGCAAGAACTATTTCTATCCGGACCTGCCGCAGGGCTACCAGATTTCGCAGTTCAAGGACCCGATCGTCGGTGAGGGCACCATCACCATTTCGCTCGGCCCGGACCGTCAGGGCAATTTCGAGGATATCGAGATCGGCATCGAGCGCCTGCATCTGGAGCAGGATGCCGGCAAGTCCATGCACGACCAGCATCCGACCATGTCCTTTGTGGACCTGAACCGTTCGGGCGTGGCGCTGATGGAAATCGTCTCCAAGCCGGACATGCGTTCGTCGGATGAGGCCAAGGCCTATCTCACCAAGCTGCGCTCCATCGTGCGTTATCTCGGCACCTGCGACGGCAACATGGACGAAGGCTCGATGCGCGCCGACGTCAACGTTTCCGTGCGTCGTCCGGGCGAAGGTTTCGGCACGCGCTGCGAGATCAAGAACGTCAACTCCATCCGCTTCGTCGGTCAGGCCATCGAATATGAAGCGCGCCGCCAGATTGCCATTCTGGAAGATGGCGGGGCCATCGATCAGGAAACCCGTCTGTTCGATCCCGGCAAGGGTGAGACGCGCTCCATGCGCTCCAAGGAAGACGCGCATGACTATCGTTATTTCCCCGATCCGGATTTGCTGCCGCTCGAATTCGACGATGCTTTCGTGGAAGCGCTGAAGGTCGATCTGCCGGAACTGCCTGATGACAAGAAGGCCCGTTTCGTCGCCGATCTTGGCCTGTCGGTCTATGACGCCTCGATCCTCGTGTCGGAAAAGGCGATTGCCGACTATTACGAAGCCGTTGCCGCCGGCCGCGATGCGAAGGCCGCCGCCAACTGGGTCATCAATGATCTGCTCGGCGCGCTCAACAAATCCGGCAAGGATATCGAGACGACGCCGGTTTCGCCGGAACAGCTCGGCGGAATCATCGATCTCATCAAGGCGGAAACCATTTCCGGCAAGATCGCCAAGGACCTGTTCGAGATCGTCTGGAACGAGGGCGGTAATCCCGCTGAGATCGTCGAGGCGCGCGGCATGAAGCAGGTGACGGACACCGGCGCCATCGAAAAGGCCGTGGACGAGATCATTGCCGCAAACCCCGATCAGGTCGAGAAGGTCAAGGCAAAGCCGACGCTTGCCGGCTGGTTCGTCGGTCAGGTGATGAAGGCGACGGGCGGCAAGGCCAACCCGCAGGCGGTGCAGGCGCTGGTGAAGGCCAAGCTCGGTATCGAAGAAGAGTAA
- a CDS encoding GNAT family N-acetyltransferase, whose translation MFFIRTASLRDIEPVRALLAETWHATYDAIYGVDKVNQLILAWHSPQAMKDRVEKKGGEFLVADDGKRIGGMAYGSMSAKMAKTALLHQLYVAPEFQRQGVGRDLFAELETCFPDAEIMRLEVEPKNTVAIAFYEGVGFVEVDRIERMAGIEDLPGIVMEKSLTR comes from the coding sequence ATGTTTTTCATCCGCACAGCCAGTCTGCGTGACATCGAGCCGGTCAGGGCCTTGCTCGCTGAAACCTGGCACGCCACCTATGATGCGATCTACGGCGTCGACAAGGTGAATCAGTTGATCCTCGCATGGCATTCGCCGCAGGCCATGAAAGACCGCGTTGAGAAAAAGGGCGGCGAGTTTCTGGTGGCTGATGACGGCAAGCGCATCGGCGGCATGGCCTATGGTTCGATGTCCGCCAAGATGGCGAAGACGGCCCTGCTGCACCAGCTTTATGTGGCCCCGGAATTTCAGCGTCAGGGTGTCGGGCGTGATCTCTTCGCCGAACTCGAAACCTGCTTTCCGGATGCGGAAATCATGCGTCTTGAGGTCGAGCCTAAAAATACTGTCGCAATCGCCTTTTATGAAGGCGTCGGATTTGTCGAGGTGGACCGAATCGAGCGCATGGCGGGCATCGAGGATCTGCCCGGCATCGTTATGGAAAAGAGCCTGACCCGATGA
- a CDS encoding GNAT family N-acetyltransferase: MNATLQKLIIRTAREDDLPALAAIFAADEIGGHGDTTDESAQPDYLAAFRAIEASPSETLYVAELDGEVVGTFQTAILTKLVGRGAKSMVIEAVQTRADMRGRGIGAVMINHCLEEARRQGLNAAQLTSNMARLDAHRFYERLGFEKRHLGFRMKLK, from the coding sequence ATGAATGCGACATTACAGAAGCTGATAATCCGCACGGCGCGCGAAGACGATCTTCCGGCTCTCGCGGCCATTTTTGCCGCCGACGAGATCGGCGGCCACGGTGACACCACCGACGAATCGGCGCAGCCCGATTATCTCGCGGCCTTCCGCGCCATCGAGGCATCGCCGAGCGAAACGCTTTATGTGGCCGAACTGGATGGCGAAGTGGTCGGCACCTTCCAGACTGCCATTCTGACCAAGCTCGTCGGGCGAGGGGCAAAGTCGATGGTGATCGAGGCGGTGCAGACCCGCGCCGACATGCGCGGTCGTGGCATCGGCGCGGTGATGATCAATCATTGCCTCGAAGAGGCCCGCCGCCAGGGTCTGAATGCCGCGCAGCTCACCTCCAACATGGCCCGGCTGGATGCGCACCGCTTCTATGAGCGACTGGGTTTCGAGAAGCGGCATCTGGGCTTCAGGATGAAGCTGAAATAG
- a CDS encoding NADH:ubiquinone oxidoreductase subunit NDUFA12: MKTLLTQIFTWWNGQTIGTRFHTWRFGKKVGQDELGNTYYEGGTTSWGMPRRWVIYNGYAEASAIPPGWHGWMHYRTDVPPSQESYVARDWQKPHQPNLTGSSKAYRPQGSLAVAGERPRVTGDYDAWTPGN, from the coding sequence ATGAAGACTCTCCTGACGCAAATCTTCACCTGGTGGAATGGCCAGACGATCGGAACGCGGTTTCACACCTGGCGCTTCGGCAAGAAGGTAGGGCAGGACGAGCTGGGCAACACCTATTATGAAGGCGGCACCACCTCCTGGGGCATGCCGCGCCGCTGGGTAATCTACAACGGTTACGCTGAAGCGTCGGCCATTCCGCCCGGCTGGCATGGCTGGATGCACTACCGCACCGACGTGCCGCCGAGCCAGGAAAGCTATGTGGCGCGCGACTGGCAGAAACCGCACCAGCCGAACCTCACCGGTTCGTCCAAGGCCTATCGTCCTCAGGGGTCGCTGGCCGTGGCCGGCGAGCGCCCGCGCGTGACGGGCGACTACGACGCCTGGACCCCCGGCAACTAA
- a CDS encoding DUF2155 domain-containing protein: MRKFTRDRSLRALTVSLFAAVSAVLLVSPVSAARLENRVAVFSGIDKITGRITSFDVYIDETVQFGALQVTPKVCYSRDQTETQKIDAFVEVDEITLDRKIKRIFTGWMFADSPGLNAVEHPIYDVWLTGCKQDSDVPAPSTASN; encoded by the coding sequence ATGAGGAAATTCACGCGGGATCGTTCTTTGCGTGCGCTGACAGTGTCGCTGTTTGCGGCGGTCTCTGCTGTCCTCCTCGTGTCACCCGTCTCCGCCGCCCGTCTGGAAAACCGCGTTGCGGTGTTTTCCGGCATCGACAAGATCACTGGCCGCATCACCTCCTTCGATGTTTATATCGATGAGACGGTGCAGTTCGGCGCGCTGCAGGTGACACCGAAGGTCTGTTATTCCCGCGACCAGACGGAAACCCAGAAGATCGACGCTTTTGTCGAGGTCGATGAAATCACGCTCGACCGCAAGATCAAGCGGATTTTCACAGGCTGGATGTTCGCCGACAGCCCCGGCCTTAACGCCGTGGAACACCCGATCTACGACGTGTGGCTGACAGGCTGCAAGCAGGACTCGGACGTTCCTGCTCCCTCTACGGCAAGCAATTGA